Proteins from a single region of Sphaerochaeta globosa str. Buddy:
- a CDS encoding arsenate reductase ArsC, with amino-acid sequence MKKMNVAFICVHNSCRSQIAEALAKATYSHLFNAYSAGTETKPAINQDAVRIMKELYDIDMESTQKSKLLEELPPIDIVVTMGCNVNCPYLPCKSREDWGLDDPSGKDDATFRQTISSIEAKLEDLAERIRQGLGA; translated from the coding sequence ATGAAAAAAATGAATGTTGCTTTCATATGTGTTCATAATTCTTGTCGCAGCCAAATTGCCGAAGCATTGGCAAAAGCAACGTACAGCCACCTGTTCAATGCGTATTCAGCTGGGACTGAGACCAAGCCGGCAATAAACCAAGATGCTGTAAGAATTATGAAAGAATTGTATGATATTGATATGGAATCAACACAGAAGTCAAAGCTTCTGGAAGAACTTCCTCCGATCGATATCGTTGTTACCATGGGTTGCAATGTCAATTGTCCTTATCTTCCGTGTAAAAGCAGGGAAGATTGGGGTTTGGACGACCCCAGCGGCAAGGATGATGCAACGTTCAGGCAAACAATCAGCAGTATTGAAGCAAAGCTTGAGGACTTGGCAGAGCGGATTCGTCAGGGTTTGGGCGCTTAA
- a CDS encoding ATP-binding cassette domain-containing protein: protein MSIQTLEFQQVTFHYPDQSIDLFSALSLSIGPGWTAVIGANGGGKSTLLKLACSMLEPLSGTILHSASCIYVPQRTDELPFSYGNFATSYDALACKLHGQLGIERDFLDRWGSLSHGERKRAQIAWALYEESDLLCIDEPTNHLDSDAMHQILNSLRSYRGIGLLVSHDREVLDALCSNTIQVLAPYVQKLSCSPSQAIQEIKKQRIAMETVYQEQGKELKRIEKEKQRRKDLARVQDVRNTKRHLDVKDHDAKARIDGFRVSGGDKVAGKLSRQLDSRMSGNLAAKSSLFNSLSEQRALDLTKSVGGITLQSFPHGGKILLDAKPAILSIAPGRRLFLPHLTLGNNQRVGIRGPNGIGKSTLIRHLLPAFSRKSIRYWYLEQELDGQESLASYRAFQQLDAQAKGSIVSTLVRLGSNGQLFLGSALPSPGELRKLLIAQALEQELSLLVLDEPTNHLDLPSRLCLEQELKSFTGALLLVSHDQPFLDALCTTWWDLSYKEGNIDSLLVMH from the coding sequence ATGAGTATCCAAACCTTGGAATTCCAACAAGTTACTTTTCATTATCCAGATCAAAGCATTGACTTGTTCTCTGCTTTGTCACTTTCAATAGGACCCGGCTGGACTGCTGTCATCGGAGCCAATGGAGGCGGTAAAAGCACCCTGCTCAAGCTTGCTTGTAGTATGCTTGAGCCACTGTCGGGTACTATCCTCCATTCGGCTTCGTGTATCTATGTACCACAGCGTACCGACGAGCTTCCCTTTTCCTATGGTAATTTTGCTACTTCCTATGATGCCTTGGCATGCAAGCTTCACGGACAACTAGGTATCGAGCGCGATTTCCTGGATCGATGGGGGAGCTTAAGTCATGGAGAGCGTAAACGTGCACAAATCGCTTGGGCGCTCTATGAGGAGAGTGATCTCTTATGCATCGACGAACCTACCAACCATCTCGATTCTGATGCAATGCATCAGATCCTCAATTCGCTTCGTTCCTATCGGGGAATAGGGTTGTTGGTTAGCCATGACCGTGAGGTCTTGGACGCGCTTTGTAGCAATACGATACAGGTGCTGGCTCCCTACGTGCAAAAGCTTTCCTGTTCTCCATCCCAGGCTATACAGGAGATCAAAAAACAACGCATAGCGATGGAAACTGTGTATCAGGAGCAAGGCAAGGAGCTCAAGCGAATCGAAAAAGAAAAACAACGTCGCAAGGATCTTGCCCGTGTACAAGATGTGCGCAATACCAAGCGGCATCTTGATGTCAAAGATCATGATGCGAAAGCACGTATCGATGGTTTTCGGGTAAGCGGTGGTGACAAGGTAGCCGGCAAGCTGTCACGTCAGTTGGATTCACGCATGTCTGGCAACCTTGCTGCAAAGAGTTCGCTGTTTAACTCACTCTCCGAGCAACGGGCATTGGACCTTACCAAATCTGTTGGGGGCATTACCCTCCAAAGCTTTCCTCATGGCGGGAAAATCTTGCTCGATGCAAAGCCTGCCATTCTTTCCATCGCTCCTGGTCGAAGACTCTTTTTGCCTCACCTGACACTAGGGAACAACCAGAGGGTGGGCATCAGGGGACCGAATGGGATTGGAAAAAGTACCCTGATCAGACATCTTCTTCCAGCATTCTCCCGAAAGAGCATACGATATTGGTACCTTGAACAGGAGTTGGATGGACAGGAAAGCCTGGCTTCCTATCGTGCTTTCCAACAGCTCGATGCACAGGCAAAAGGAAGCATAGTCTCGACCTTGGTGCGATTGGGCAGCAATGGGCAATTATTTTTGGGTTCCGCCCTGCCAAGTCCGGGCGAGCTCAGAAAGCTCCTTATTGCACAAGCTCTGGAGCAAGAGCTTTCCTTGCTGGTGCTCGATGAGCCCACCAATCACCTGGACCTTCCTTCCCGTCTTTGCTTGGAGCAGGAACTCAAATCCTTTACGGGTGCCTTGCTTTTGGTGAGTCATGACCAACCTTTTCTTGATGCACTATGTACCACTTGGTGGGATCTGTCCTATAAGGAAGGAAACATTGATTCTCTTCTTGTGATGCATTGA
- a CDS encoding thioredoxin family protein yields the protein MALFGLGKKQKTSAEQSSAIKILGSGCAACNALEANTKKAFSLLGQETEVEHVTDFAKIATYGVMTTPALVVDGKVLVSGRVAEVDQIVSLIKEARAL from the coding sequence ATGGCACTCTTTGGATTAGGTAAAAAACAGAAAACAAGTGCTGAGCAATCCTCAGCCATCAAGATTCTCGGCTCAGGATGTGCAGCTTGCAATGCTTTGGAAGCGAATACCAAGAAGGCTTTTTCCCTGCTCGGCCAGGAAACGGAAGTCGAGCATGTCACTGATTTTGCCAAGATTGCCACCTATGGTGTGATGACAACACCGGCTTTGGTGGTGGATGGGAAGGTACTGGTATCAGGCAGGGTGGCTGAGGTTGATCAGATTGTCTCACTCATCAAGGAAGCAAGAGCGCTGTAA
- the typA gene encoding translational GTPase TypA — translation MITQNTKIRNIAIIAHVDHGKTTLVDGLFRQSGLVKDSGQDRIMDSGAIERERGITISAKNCAISWKGVKINIIDTPGHADFGGEVERGLSMVDGVVLLVDAAEGPLPQTRFVLEKALRLNLKPIIIINKVDRQDARGEEVLQEVYELLLELANDSSMLEVPIFYAIGKSGRCGLSPDTMGENLHPLMDCILSYIPAPVFDDEQPFQMLVSDLSYSDYLGRLAVGKVVNGSASIYDSLVCVQENDVHKPLRVTKLQTYSGPTFSETTLVQSGDIIVLSGVEDVHIGDTICTADYPKALDRIHIDEPTVSMQFSKNISPLSGKDGNQVTSAKIWERLQKESLRNVSIRVERNADDTFSVKGRGEFQLSIIVEQMRREGFELCVGRPRTIFRTDENGKKTEPIEFLYVDCPEENSGTVMDKLSKRKAQMRDITYTGNGRVKMKFEIPARGLIGYHDEFMTDTRGNGIMNTYMKGYELYKGDFPDRLSGSLISDRSGNAVAYGLWQLEDRGRWFIVPGDPIYEGQVVGERNRDGDLLLNPTRTKKLTNMRASGKDEAVTLTPVAKPTLEQAIQFIKDDELVEVTPLSIRMCKKILDGQQRKVFENRGEIPQYLLNK, via the coding sequence ATGATTACTCAGAATACAAAGATTCGGAACATCGCCATTATCGCACACGTCGACCATGGTAAGACCACCTTGGTTGACGGGCTGTTCAGACAGAGCGGCTTGGTCAAGGATAGCGGCCAGGACCGAATTATGGACAGCGGCGCCATCGAGCGGGAGCGCGGTATTACCATCAGCGCCAAAAACTGCGCCATTTCATGGAAAGGCGTGAAGATCAATATCATCGATACTCCCGGACACGCCGATTTCGGTGGTGAAGTGGAACGGGGACTTTCGATGGTCGACGGAGTAGTATTGCTTGTCGATGCGGCAGAAGGCCCCCTTCCCCAAACACGATTTGTGCTTGAGAAAGCGCTCAGACTCAATCTGAAGCCGATTATCATCATCAACAAAGTGGACCGTCAGGATGCCCGTGGAGAGGAAGTCCTCCAGGAAGTCTATGAACTGCTGCTGGAACTTGCCAATGATTCCAGCATGCTCGAGGTCCCCATTTTCTATGCCATCGGAAAGAGCGGTCGTTGCGGTCTCTCTCCGGATACCATGGGTGAAAACCTGCACCCCTTGATGGACTGCATTCTTTCCTATATCCCAGCTCCTGTGTTTGATGATGAACAGCCGTTCCAGATGCTGGTCAGTGATCTTTCCTACAGCGATTATCTGGGACGTCTTGCTGTCGGCAAGGTAGTCAATGGTAGTGCATCAATCTATGACAGCTTAGTCTGTGTTCAGGAAAATGACGTACATAAACCTCTGAGGGTCACGAAATTGCAAACGTATAGTGGTCCTACCTTCTCGGAGACCACCCTGGTACAGAGTGGGGATATTATCGTGCTCAGCGGTGTTGAGGATGTTCATATCGGTGATACCATCTGTACAGCCGACTATCCCAAGGCTTTGGATCGGATTCACATCGATGAACCCACCGTTTCGATGCAGTTCTCCAAGAACATCAGTCCTCTTTCAGGTAAGGACGGGAACCAGGTAACATCTGCAAAAATCTGGGAACGTCTGCAGAAAGAAAGTCTGCGTAACGTTTCAATCCGGGTGGAGAGAAATGCCGATGACACCTTCAGTGTGAAGGGACGCGGTGAGTTCCAGCTCTCAATTATCGTTGAGCAAATGCGGCGGGAAGGGTTTGAACTCTGTGTCGGAAGACCCCGGACAATTTTCAGAACCGATGAGAATGGGAAAAAGACCGAACCGATAGAATTCTTGTATGTCGATTGTCCGGAAGAAAACAGTGGTACTGTCATGGATAAGCTTTCCAAACGAAAGGCCCAGATGAGGGATATCACCTATACAGGAAATGGAAGGGTGAAAATGAAGTTTGAGATTCCTGCACGTGGCTTGATCGGCTATCATGACGAGTTCATGACCGACACCAGAGGCAATGGAATCATGAACACGTACATGAAGGGCTATGAGCTCTATAAGGGTGATTTCCCTGACCGTCTCAGCGGCTCATTGATCAGCGATCGAAGCGGCAACGCTGTAGCCTATGGGTTGTGGCAGCTCGAGGACCGTGGTAGATGGTTCATCGTTCCCGGTGATCCAATCTATGAAGGCCAGGTAGTCGGTGAGCGCAACCGCGATGGGGATTTGCTGCTTAACCCGACCCGCACCAAGAAATTGACTAACATGCGTGCGAGCGGAAAAGACGAAGCAGTGACGTTGACGCCGGTAGCCAAACCTACGTTGGAACAGGCGATCCAGTTCATCAAGGATGATGAATTGGTAGAGGTTACGCCTCTATCTATTCGGATGTGCAAGAAAATCCTTGATGGGCAACAGCGAAAAGTATTCGAGAATCGAGGCGAAATTCCTCAGTATTTGTTGAACAAGTAA
- a CDS encoding HAD family hydrolase produces MNTNFALIMVDMGGVLALHTDTGMEKLLLRDFGLQEYDSFSELDPTLPDLLQEHSKNCITEEQMWERFTQKTGIVVPPYKGSLWAKYFQPELDQAMLQLLSELKQNGYRVVCATNTEAAHYEHHKTMQHYAVFDTVYASCEIGKAKPEPEFFTHILQCENVQGEQVIFIDDNAKNCEVASSLGIRAYHYEDISDLRWALLDMEMIQ; encoded by the coding sequence ATGAATACCAATTTTGCACTGATTATGGTTGATATGGGTGGGGTGCTTGCACTTCACACCGACACCGGTATGGAAAAACTCCTGCTTAGGGATTTTGGCCTACAAGAGTATGACAGTTTTTCAGAGCTCGATCCTACGCTTCCCGACTTGCTGCAGGAACATAGCAAGAATTGCATCACTGAAGAACAGATGTGGGAACGATTCACCCAGAAAACCGGTATTGTTGTTCCCCCTTACAAAGGTTCGCTATGGGCTAAGTACTTCCAACCGGAACTTGATCAGGCAATGCTTCAACTTCTTTCTGAGCTGAAACAGAATGGGTATCGGGTGGTCTGTGCTACCAATACGGAGGCGGCTCATTATGAGCACCATAAGACTATGCAGCACTATGCAGTTTTCGATACCGTCTATGCTTCATGCGAGATCGGAAAGGCAAAGCCCGAACCTGAGTTCTTTACCCATATACTGCAATGTGAGAATGTCCAGGGCGAGCAGGTGATTTTCATAGATGATAATGCAAAGAACTGCGAAGTGGCCTCCAGCCTTGGTATCCGGGCATATCATTATGAAGATATTTCAGATTTACGATGGGCTCTTTTAGATATGGAAATGATTCAATAG
- a CDS encoding DMT family transporter, translated as MYQHASIMKLDIQKIEGYALVALSACCFGIMPIFARIAYASGVDTTTLLLGRFLIGGFLLSFIAWRNHALLPPRQSWPVLFLLGVVGYTGTSFCYFNALNHASASLVALLLYAYPALVTLLGFFFIHEKLSKTSLIALLCATSGCVLVIGLSGEGDSVGLALALTAAVVYSVYIIISSQVVGKRTAMASSAFIILSASLSYCVIALFKGVSLPKTGSGAMAILAIAFFSTVVAFWSFFAGLGRIGAAKASLVSTLEPLVTVLCAILFLGESLTISTLLGGLLIVGSLVLSALPCPGQAKQEYQGKSNTETL; from the coding sequence GTGTACCAGCATGCAAGCATTATGAAGCTGGATATTCAAAAAATTGAGGGATACGCGCTGGTAGCCCTTTCCGCCTGTTGTTTTGGCATAATGCCGATTTTTGCCCGCATCGCCTATGCTTCGGGTGTAGATACCACAACGCTGCTGCTTGGCAGGTTTCTCATTGGAGGCTTTCTTCTCTCTTTCATCGCATGGAGAAACCATGCTTTACTGCCACCCAGGCAATCATGGCCGGTTCTGTTTTTGCTAGGAGTAGTAGGGTATACCGGAACCTCATTCTGTTATTTCAATGCCCTCAACCATGCTTCAGCTTCACTGGTTGCCCTGTTGTTGTATGCCTATCCCGCCTTGGTGACCTTGCTGGGCTTTTTCTTCATCCATGAAAAACTTTCCAAAACCAGCTTGATCGCCCTGTTGTGTGCGACCAGCGGATGCGTCCTGGTCATTGGCTTGTCAGGCGAAGGTGATAGCGTGGGATTAGCGCTTGCACTGACTGCTGCCGTTGTGTATTCAGTGTACATTATCATCAGTTCCCAGGTGGTGGGGAAAAGGACGGCAATGGCCAGTAGTGCCTTCATCATCCTCTCAGCATCGCTTTCCTATTGCGTCATAGCTCTTTTCAAAGGTGTCTCACTGCCGAAGACTGGTTCCGGTGCGATGGCAATTCTCGCAATTGCATTTTTCTCTACGGTAGTGGCCTTTTGGTCTTTTTTCGCAGGATTGGGGAGGATAGGGGCGGCAAAAGCTTCCTTGGTGTCGACACTCGAGCCTTTAGTCACCGTACTGTGTGCAATACTTTTCTTGGGGGAATCATTAACCATTTCTACATTGCTTGGCGGCCTGCTCATTGTTGGTTCCTTAGTGTTATCAGCATTGCCTTGTCCGGGCCAAGCAAAGCAAGAGTATCAGGGGAAATCGAACACCGAAACCCTGTGA
- a CDS encoding ArsR/SmtB family transcription factor — protein MDAQEQVTILKALADPNRLAIIQHLTEGEACVCELLQLFSVTQPTLSHHMRILSDADLVKGRREGKWIHYSINEELLQAFKTFVASISVASDQKKGYACL, from the coding sequence ATGGATGCTCAAGAACAAGTAACGATACTGAAAGCCTTGGCCGACCCGAATAGGCTCGCCATTATCCAACATCTTACAGAAGGGGAGGCTTGCGTATGCGAGTTGCTTCAGCTCTTTTCTGTCACCCAGCCCACGCTGAGCCATCATATGCGCATTCTATCGGATGCTGATTTGGTGAAAGGCCGAAGGGAAGGAAAGTGGATTCACTATTCGATCAACGAGGAGCTGCTACAGGCATTCAAAACCTTTGTTGCTTCCATCTCTGTTGCCTCAGATCAAAAAAAGGGGTATGCATGTCTGTAA
- a CDS encoding sulfite exporter TauE/SafE family protein → MLLLSVALIVLVGSFLQANIGFGFPILAMIFFPSLFPFSTAVTLNQVIAIASTAFISISYRKHIQWRILIPLLCSSLIVAQVVILFSLSIDASHLTIVLGFFLVLLALYFAYFSERIHITATPRNGLLMGLVAGLGNGFFGIGGPPVALYLFAAISDKKAYLATIQAYFFFCNVHSILVRSLYGSLLVTHIPLILVGWAAIGLGTFTGLKLFNRVSNHLLKRIVYLFVGLSGLWIALQQLL, encoded by the coding sequence GTGTTATTGCTGAGTGTTGCTTTGATTGTATTGGTAGGTTCGTTTCTCCAAGCAAACATTGGGTTCGGTTTTCCCATACTTGCCATGATTTTCTTTCCCTCACTCTTTCCATTTTCAACTGCAGTAACGCTTAATCAAGTGATTGCAATAGCAAGCACAGCCTTCATATCCATCAGCTACCGAAAACATATACAATGGCGAATCCTAATTCCGTTACTTTGTTCCTCACTTATCGTTGCTCAAGTGGTAATTCTTTTCAGCCTGAGCATCGACGCTTCTCACCTAACCATAGTGCTTGGATTCTTTTTGGTTTTGCTTGCACTCTACTTTGCCTATTTCAGTGAAAGAATCCATATCACGGCAACTCCAAGGAATGGGTTGCTCATGGGTTTGGTGGCAGGCTTGGGCAATGGGTTTTTTGGCATCGGAGGACCCCCGGTGGCACTCTATCTTTTTGCTGCCATATCTGACAAGAAAGCCTATCTTGCCACCATCCAGGCGTATTTTTTCTTCTGTAATGTGCATAGCATCTTGGTACGAAGCCTCTATGGCTCACTTCTTGTAACCCATATTCCTTTGATCCTTGTCGGATGGGCTGCCATAGGTCTTGGCACCTTTACCGGGCTGAAGCTGTTCAACAGAGTCTCCAATCATCTACTTAAGCGTATTGTGTATCTATTTGTCGGTTTGAGCGGCTTATGGATTGCTTTGCAGCAGCTATTGTAA
- a CDS encoding exodeoxyribonuclease III, whose amino-acid sequence MKLVSWNVNGLRAIQKKGFDEYLKQSNADIFCLQETKLQEDQISLVTEGYHTYWSFAEKKGYSGTALFSKQEPVSVQRGIGHPLDNEGRTVTAEFEQFYVVCCYTPNSQEALARLDTRMDWDEAFRSYVCSLASMKPVIICGDLNVAHQSIDLRHPKANERNAGYSIEERNQFTSLLDAGFIDTFRYLYPNREGIYSWWSYRFKARENNAGWRIDYWLVSEELRQSILDSTIDTETQGSDHAPVILYLNA is encoded by the coding sequence ATGAAACTCGTCAGTTGGAATGTAAACGGCCTTCGGGCAATACAGAAAAAGGGCTTCGATGAGTATTTGAAGCAGAGTAATGCCGACATTTTCTGTTTGCAAGAGACCAAACTGCAAGAGGACCAAATATCCTTGGTAACTGAGGGGTATCATACATATTGGAGTTTCGCCGAGAAAAAGGGATATAGCGGCACAGCTCTTTTCTCAAAGCAGGAGCCTGTGTCGGTACAACGCGGTATCGGTCATCCCTTGGACAACGAAGGCAGGACCGTTACTGCAGAATTTGAGCAGTTTTATGTTGTGTGCTGCTACACGCCGAACAGTCAGGAGGCTCTGGCCCGTCTGGACACCCGTATGGATTGGGATGAGGCGTTCAGAAGTTATGTATGCTCGCTCGCTTCAATGAAGCCCGTCATCATATGCGGGGACCTCAATGTAGCCCATCAGAGCATAGACTTGAGACACCCCAAAGCCAACGAACGAAATGCAGGGTACTCCATTGAAGAGAGGAATCAATTCACCAGTCTGCTGGATGCAGGATTCATAGATACCTTCCGCTACCTGTATCCGAATCGCGAGGGAATCTATTCCTGGTGGTCATACCGTTTCAAGGCAAGGGAGAATAATGCAGGGTGGCGTATCGACTACTGGCTGGTCAGTGAAGAGCTCAGGCAGAGTATCCTGGATAGCACCATCGATACGGAAACACAGGGAAGCGATCATGCTCCGGTGATTCTCTATCTTAATGCCTGA
- a CDS encoding MFS transporter, with protein sequence MNSLASLLKVKRDDVPLMYTVYFAFFTSGMMSTLIGALLPFMKTEYNMSYVLSGAVISAHQIGNFCALLIAGYLPYIIGRKRSTLTLSLGIVIGFLLMTLTSNPVLLLIAFAFTGIGRGTMSNITNVVMSEIAENKTASLNLLHASFAVGAFLAPFLAILSTSVFGVYWRISAWILVMFEVLVLFFISRSTLSGKPKAKNKDGGTDFMKSGRFWLNTFILFFYLCGEASVIGWLVTYFTDTGRLSPALAQTTSSALWIFILIGRLACASLSVKINKNLLLVVLGFLQIVFFVMMISVQNVVLIYISLFGFGLAMSGTYPTTLSTMDRKFNASTIATGTCIATATVGAITMPIIVGSVAQAVGIAGGLATISLSILCMFSLILVKYVLARKHNTEREEA encoded by the coding sequence ATGAACTCGTTGGCATCCCTGCTCAAGGTCAAACGGGATGATGTGCCCTTGATGTATACTGTCTATTTTGCCTTTTTCACCAGCGGGATGATGAGTACCCTCATCGGAGCCCTGCTTCCCTTCATGAAAACCGAATACAACATGAGTTATGTGCTTAGCGGCGCAGTCATTTCTGCCCATCAGATCGGCAACTTCTGCGCTTTGCTCATCGCTGGGTATCTGCCCTATATAATCGGCCGAAAGAGAAGCACTCTGACCCTGTCCTTAGGCATTGTGATTGGTTTTTTGTTGATGACGCTGACCTCCAATCCCGTGTTGCTGCTTATCGCTTTTGCTTTCACCGGCATCGGCCGGGGAACCATGAGCAATATTACCAACGTTGTGATGAGCGAAATAGCTGAGAACAAGACAGCAAGCTTGAATCTGCTGCATGCTTCCTTCGCCGTAGGAGCTTTCCTTGCTCCCTTCCTTGCAATTCTCTCCACCTCAGTCTTTGGGGTGTATTGGAGGATCAGCGCTTGGATATTGGTGATGTTTGAGGTGCTTGTCCTTTTCTTTATCAGTAGGTCTACACTTTCTGGAAAGCCGAAAGCAAAGAACAAAGATGGTGGGACTGATTTCATGAAGAGCGGCCGCTTTTGGCTCAATACGTTCATTCTGTTCTTTTATCTCTGCGGGGAAGCTTCGGTCATCGGATGGCTGGTTACGTATTTTACCGATACAGGCCGTCTCAGTCCGGCTCTAGCACAGACCACCAGCTCGGCTTTATGGATTTTTATCCTTATCGGACGACTTGCGTGTGCTTCTCTCTCCGTAAAAATAAATAAAAATCTCCTTTTGGTGGTTTTGGGATTCCTGCAAATTGTCTTTTTTGTCATGATGATCAGCGTACAGAACGTTGTACTGATTTATATAAGTCTGTTCGGGTTCGGGCTTGCTATGAGTGGAACGTATCCAACTACGCTTTCAACTATGGATAGGAAGTTTAATGCTTCCACCATCGCAACAGGAACCTGTATTGCCACTGCTACTGTAGGGGCAATCACCATGCCGATTATTGTCGGCTCGGTTGCACAAGCCGTAGGTATAGCCGGGGGACTGGCTACTATCAGCTTGAGCATCCTATGTATGTTCTCTCTTATCCTGGTCAAATATGTTCTCGCAAGAAAACACAATACAGAAAGAGAGGAGGCCTAG
- the asnA gene encoding aspartate--ammonia ligase has product MPRFFPEGYVPAMEQKQTEKAIKYVKDTFERELSGGLKLSRVTSPLFVPRGSGINDDLNGVERPVRFQIGNLENREMEIVQSLAKWKRMALADLGFKHGTGLYTDMNAIRPDDDLDAIHSIYVDQWDWELVMAKHDRNLEFLKQVVRKIYSAMKRTEFLVSEMFSSCPPTLPDQITFIHTEDAQKQYPNLTPQQREKVLAQQYGAIFLIGIGLPLADGISQGGRAPDYDDWSTKTDDQHTGLNGDIIVWDAVRQDSMELSSMGIRVDRETLLRQLQIRNAQDRANLYWHKRLLAGELPQTVGGGIGQSRLCMYLLKKAHIGEVQASVWPEDVLSEAKTLQVFLM; this is encoded by the coding sequence ATGCCGAGGTTTTTCCCAGAAGGATACGTCCCTGCCATGGAGCAGAAGCAGACAGAGAAAGCGATTAAGTACGTCAAGGATACGTTTGAGCGTGAGCTCAGCGGAGGCTTGAAGCTCAGCAGGGTTACCAGCCCGTTATTTGTCCCCCGCGGATCGGGTATCAATGACGATTTGAACGGAGTAGAGAGACCTGTACGCTTTCAGATCGGAAACCTTGAGAATCGAGAGATGGAGATAGTGCAGTCACTGGCCAAGTGGAAACGAATGGCCCTTGCAGATCTTGGTTTCAAACATGGAACAGGACTCTATACCGACATGAACGCCATCCGACCGGATGATGACCTGGATGCCATCCATTCAATCTACGTAGACCAGTGGGACTGGGAGTTGGTTATGGCAAAACATGACCGAAACCTTGAATTCCTGAAGCAAGTCGTACGTAAGATTTATTCAGCAATGAAGCGGACCGAATTTTTGGTCAGCGAGATGTTTTCCTCCTGTCCCCCGACTCTTCCCGACCAGATCACCTTCATCCATACCGAGGATGCTCAGAAGCAGTATCCAAACCTTACTCCCCAACAGAGGGAGAAAGTTCTGGCACAGCAGTACGGGGCAATATTCCTTATCGGCATCGGCCTCCCCCTTGCTGATGGGATCAGCCAAGGCGGCAGAGCTCCCGACTATGACGATTGGTCGACAAAAACTGATGACCAGCATACCGGCCTGAACGGCGATATCATCGTATGGGATGCCGTTCGTCAGGATTCCATGGAACTCTCATCGATGGGAATCCGCGTTGATCGGGAAACCTTGCTCAGACAGCTACAGATACGCAATGCCCAAGATCGTGCCAATCTCTACTGGCATAAGCGTCTGCTTGCGGGAGAGCTTCCCCAGACAGTAGGTGGTGGTATCGGTCAGAGCCGGTTATGCATGTATTTACTGAAAAAAGCCCACATAGGAGAAGTCCAAGCGTCTGTTTGGCCTGAGGATGTTCTCTCGGAAGCGAAAACCCTGCAGGTTTTCCTGATGTAG
- a CDS encoding permease, producing MSVIFDFLQYQVLGMRWLNDAVGKLLAALGMVADSKVTLSVQFFIYDVTKILILLSFLIFLISYIQSYFPPERTKRILGRFSGWKAYTLSALLGTVTPFCSCSSIPLFIGFTAAGLPLGVTFSFLISSPLVDLGSLLLLSSIFGFQTAIVYVIVGLVLAVVGGSLINRFGREEDIEGFIRTINVQETAESTMTRKERLEYASSQVKSTVHKVFWYVIVGVGIGAVIHNWIPTSLILSVLGSSNPFSVILATIVGVPMYADIFGTLPIAEALWAKGVGLGTILAFMMGVTALSLPSLILLRKAVKPRLLAQFFVIVTVGIILIGYLFNFIGPFLA from the coding sequence ATGTCTGTAATTTTTGATTTTCTCCAGTATCAGGTATTGGGTATGCGTTGGCTCAACGATGCAGTTGGCAAACTGCTAGCCGCCTTGGGTATGGTCGCTGATAGCAAAGTGACGCTGAGTGTACAGTTTTTCATCTACGATGTTACCAAAATACTGATTCTCCTCTCGTTTTTAATCTTTCTTATCAGTTACATCCAAAGCTATTTCCCACCTGAACGCACCAAACGCATTCTAGGCAGGTTTTCGGGCTGGAAAGCTTACACCCTTTCAGCCTTGCTTGGAACGGTTACCCCGTTTTGCTCGTGTTCATCCATACCCCTGTTCATTGGCTTTACCGCCGCCGGCTTGCCGTTGGGGGTAACCTTCTCATTTCTGATTTCTTCGCCATTGGTCGATCTCGGATCGCTGCTTCTACTTTCCAGCATCTTCGGCTTTCAGACTGCAATCGTGTATGTCATTGTTGGTCTGGTGCTCGCCGTTGTAGGAGGCAGTCTGATCAACCGTTTTGGTCGTGAGGAGGATATTGAAGGCTTTATCAGGACGATCAATGTCCAGGAAACAGCCGAATCGACTATGACAAGGAAGGAGCGGCTGGAGTATGCATCCAGTCAGGTCAAATCGACGGTGCATAAGGTATTCTGGTACGTCATCGTTGGAGTGGGTATTGGAGCGGTCATCCACAATTGGATTCCCACGTCTCTCATCCTTTCCGTTCTCGGCTCATCCAATCCCTTCTCGGTCATCCTTGCCACGATTGTGGGGGTGCCGATGTATGCCGATATTTTTGGTACGCTTCCGATTGCAGAAGCCTTATGGGCGAAGGGTGTGGGACTGGGTACCATTCTGGCATTTATGATGGGGGTGACTGCACTCTCCCTGCCATCTCTCATCCTCTTACGCAAAGCAGTGAAACCACGGTTGCTTGCCCAGTTCTTTGTGATTGTTACGGTAGGCATTATACTCATCGGGTATTTGTTCAATTTCATAGGACCATTCCTAGCATAG